Proteins encoded within one genomic window of Amycolatopsis sp. 2-15:
- a CDS encoding alkaline phosphatase D family protein: protein MENSTRRKFLTVTGAAAALALAGTLPGITASGATTVDTDRVPGYPFTLGIASGDPLPDAVVIWTRLAPKPLDPFGGMNDRPVSVRWEVAEDERFRRIVRSGNALARREESHSVHVDVRGLRPWRHYFYRFHVGGHTSPVGRTRTSPTAHQSVPAVSLAYASCQAWYEGFYTAYRDMAKQDHDVVFHLGDYIYEYGVGADGGLRKQDMAVDFQRETTTLDDYRGRYALYKTDPDLQAAHAAAPWIITNDDHEVENNWAGDISENNDPVAQFLVRRANAFRAWWEHQPVRTTQLPTGPDIQMYRRFQYGDLIRFNVLDTRQYRDDQAAGDGIKAPNPDSLDPNRTITGAAQEKWLLDGMAQHSARWEVLAHQTAIAQLDTAAGPPVLVPMDTWDGYVASRKRILGGAQDRKVRNLVSIAGDLHRSVASELRPDYADPSSPVVATEFVGTSITSGQDGMDLDAGGQTILDENPHVKFGNFQRGYVRCEVTPREWTADYRVVDKVSIRDGKVTTRAKLTVEDRVPAIHVH from the coding sequence GTGGAAAACTCGACGCGACGCAAGTTCCTCACCGTCACCGGAGCCGCCGCCGCGCTGGCGCTCGCCGGCACGCTGCCCGGCATCACCGCCTCCGGCGCCACCACCGTGGACACCGACCGCGTGCCCGGTTACCCGTTCACGCTCGGCATCGCCTCCGGCGATCCGCTGCCCGACGCCGTCGTGATCTGGACGCGCCTGGCGCCGAAACCGCTCGACCCGTTCGGCGGCATGAACGACCGCCCGGTGTCGGTGCGCTGGGAGGTCGCCGAGGACGAGCGGTTCCGCCGGATCGTCCGCTCGGGCAACGCGCTCGCCCGGCGCGAGGAGTCGCACAGCGTGCACGTGGACGTCCGCGGGCTGCGGCCGTGGCGGCACTACTTCTACCGCTTCCACGTCGGCGGGCACACCAGCCCGGTCGGCCGCACCCGCACGTCGCCGACCGCGCACCAGTCGGTGCCCGCCGTCTCGCTGGCGTACGCGAGCTGTCAGGCCTGGTACGAGGGCTTCTACACCGCCTACCGTGACATGGCGAAGCAGGACCACGACGTCGTCTTCCACCTCGGCGACTACATCTACGAGTACGGCGTGGGCGCCGACGGCGGCCTGCGCAAGCAGGACATGGCCGTGGACTTCCAGCGCGAGACCACGACGCTCGACGACTACCGCGGCCGCTACGCCCTCTACAAGACCGACCCCGACCTGCAGGCCGCGCACGCCGCCGCGCCGTGGATCATCACGAACGACGACCACGAGGTCGAGAACAACTGGGCCGGCGACATCTCGGAGAACAACGACCCCGTCGCTCAGTTCCTCGTGCGGCGCGCCAACGCGTTCCGCGCGTGGTGGGAGCACCAGCCCGTGCGCACGACGCAGCTGCCCACCGGTCCGGACATCCAGATGTACCGCCGGTTCCAGTACGGCGACCTGATCCGCTTCAACGTCCTCGACACCCGCCAGTACCGCGACGACCAGGCCGCGGGCGACGGCATCAAGGCCCCGAACCCGGACTCGCTCGACCCGAACCGCACGATCACCGGTGCGGCGCAGGAGAAGTGGCTGCTCGACGGCATGGCGCAGCACTCCGCGCGCTGGGAGGTGCTCGCGCACCAGACCGCGATCGCGCAGCTCGACACCGCCGCGGGTCCGCCGGTGCTCGTGCCGATGGACACGTGGGACGGCTACGTCGCCTCCCGCAAGCGCATCCTCGGCGGCGCGCAGGACCGCAAGGTGCGCAACCTGGTCAGCATCGCGGGCGACCTGCACCGCAGCGTCGCTTCGGAGCTTCGGCCCGACTACGCGGACCCGAGCTCGCCGGTCGTGGCGACGGAGTTCGTCGGCACCTCGATCACGTCGGGCCAGGACGGCATGGACCTCGACGCCGGCGGCCAGACGATCCTCGACGAGAACCCGCACGTCAAGTTCGGCAACTTCCAGCGCGGCTACGTGCGCTGCGAGGTCACCCCGCGCGAGTGGACCGCCGACTACCGCGTGGTCGACAAGGTCTCCATCCGCGACGGCAAGGTCACCACGCGCGCGAAGCTCACCGTGGAAGATCGCGTCCCCGCCATCCACGTCCACTGA
- a CDS encoding DNA-3-methyladenine glycosylase 2 family protein produces the protein MYEDIERCVRAVQSKDARFDGWFFTAVVTTGIYCRPSCPVVPPKVENMRFYGSAAAAQTAGFRACKRCRPDVTPGSPLWNERADVVARAMRLIADGVVDREGVSGLAARLGYSVRQVERQVHAELGAGPLALARAQRAETARLLVETTEMPMGDIAHAAGFSSIRTFNDTVRQVFALTPSELRSRASGAPSSPGALSLRLPFRAPLCPDNLFGHLAATAVPGVEEWRDGAYRRTLRLPHGHGIVSLAPTPDHIACRLGLTDLRDLSAAISRCRRLLDLDADPVAVDAQLSSDPALAPLVAKNPGRRVPRTTDPEEFAVRAVLGQQVSTAAARTHAARLVTAHGTPVDDREGGLGFLFPTPADLVGLDPSSLAMPQSRRRTLLGLVAALAAGDLDLSPGGDWARARAELSALPGFGPWTVETIAMRALGDPDAFVPADLGVKLAAAALDLPTSPSALTRHAAAWQPWRAYAVQYLWATGDHPINYLPA, from the coding sequence GTGTACGAGGACATCGAACGCTGCGTGCGCGCGGTGCAGTCGAAGGACGCCCGGTTCGACGGGTGGTTCTTCACGGCCGTCGTCACCACCGGTATCTACTGCCGCCCGAGCTGCCCGGTCGTGCCGCCGAAGGTCGAGAACATGCGTTTTTACGGCAGCGCGGCGGCGGCGCAGACGGCCGGGTTCCGCGCGTGCAAGCGTTGCCGGCCCGACGTCACACCGGGATCGCCGCTGTGGAACGAGCGCGCCGACGTGGTCGCCCGCGCCATGCGGCTGATCGCCGACGGAGTGGTCGACCGCGAGGGCGTAAGCGGGCTCGCGGCGCGGCTCGGGTACAGCGTGCGGCAGGTCGAGCGGCAGGTCCACGCCGAGCTGGGCGCCGGGCCGCTGGCGCTCGCGCGGGCCCAGCGCGCGGAAACCGCGCGGCTGCTGGTCGAGACCACCGAGATGCCGATGGGCGACATCGCGCACGCCGCGGGGTTCTCGAGCATCCGGACGTTCAACGACACCGTACGCCAGGTGTTCGCCCTTACACCGAGCGAGCTGCGCTCGCGGGCGTCCGGCGCGCCGTCTTCGCCGGGGGCGCTGTCACTGCGCCTGCCGTTCCGCGCGCCGCTGTGCCCCGACAACCTCTTCGGCCACCTGGCGGCCACGGCCGTGCCGGGCGTCGAGGAATGGCGCGACGGCGCGTACCGGCGCACCCTGCGCCTGCCGCACGGCCACGGCATCGTTTCGCTGGCGCCGACGCCCGACCACATCGCGTGCCGCCTCGGCCTCACCGACCTGCGCGACCTGTCGGCCGCCATCAGCCGCTGCCGGCGCCTGCTGGACCTCGACGCGGATCCCGTCGCGGTCGACGCGCAGCTCTCCTCGGATCCGGCGCTGGCCCCCTTGGTCGCGAAGAACCCCGGGCGCCGGGTGCCGCGCACGACGGATCCCGAGGAGTTCGCCGTCCGGGCCGTACTGGGGCAGCAGGTGTCGACCGCCGCGGCCCGCACGCACGCCGCCCGCCTTGTCACGGCCCATGGCACGCCCGTCGACGATCGCGAGGGCGGCCTGGGTTTCCTCTTCCCCACTCCGGCCGATCTGGTGGGCCTGGATCCTTCGTCGCTCGCGATGCCGCAGTCTCGCCGTCGGACGCTGCTGGGCCTCGTCGCCGCCCTCGCTGCGGGCGACCTCGACCTTTCGCCGGGCGGCGACTGGGCTCGCGCTCGCGCCGAGCTGTCGGCACTGCCGGGGTTCGGGCCGTGGACGGTGGAGACCATCGCGATGCGGGCGCTGGGGGATCCGGATGCGTTCGTACCTGCGGATCTGGGGGTGAAGCTGGCCGCTGCGGCGCTGGATCTGCCGACCTCGCCTTCGGCCCTGACCCGGCATGCGGCGGCCTGGCAACCGTGGCGGGCCTACGCGGTGCAGTACCTGTGGGCGACGGGTGATCATCCGATCAACTATCTGCCGGCGTAG
- a CDS encoding alpha/beta fold hydrolase, with protein MNGAEYPVAPPAVPAEPDHPGTLIQAGDGCRLWTTAVGEGEALIVCHGGPGLWDMFGDLAAVLATRLRVIRWDQRGCGRSERRGPYSLARTIADLDAVRRHYGLARAAVLGHSWGATLALRYALAHPAHVTKLVYVSGTGLGRAWHPAYERDFAARLGEDLPRLRDLNSRARTPAEDRELAVLQWSADFPDPSTARTHAERMATPWFPINYDCNAAINTEEKRQSPTEAELIAACRGLPTPALVVDGDQDIRPRWAVDSLEAALPTTNRVTLPGVGHVPWLEAPDAVAEAVLDFLAPQP; from the coding sequence GTGAACGGCGCGGAATACCCAGTCGCGCCCCCTGCCGTCCCCGCGGAACCGGATCACCCTGGCACCCTGATCCAGGCCGGCGATGGCTGCCGCCTCTGGACGACGGCCGTCGGGGAGGGCGAGGCGCTCATCGTGTGTCACGGTGGGCCGGGACTGTGGGACATGTTCGGCGACCTCGCTGCGGTGCTGGCCACCCGCCTGCGCGTGATCCGCTGGGACCAGCGCGGGTGTGGCCGTTCGGAGCGCCGCGGCCCGTACTCGCTCGCGCGGACGATCGCCGACCTGGACGCCGTTCGCCGCCACTACGGGCTGGCCCGGGCCGCCGTGCTGGGCCATTCCTGGGGAGCGACGTTGGCGTTGCGATACGCCTTGGCCCACCCGGCGCACGTGACCAAGCTGGTTTACGTGTCCGGCACCGGGCTCGGCCGCGCCTGGCACCCGGCCTATGAACGTGACTTCGCCGCCCGCCTCGGCGAGGACCTGCCACGGCTCAGGGACCTGAACTCCCGCGCCCGCACTCCGGCCGAGGACCGAGAACTGGCTGTCCTGCAATGGTCCGCCGACTTCCCCGACCCGTCGACCGCCCGCACTCACGCCGAGCGGATGGCCACACCGTGGTTCCCGATCAACTACGACTGCAACGCCGCCATCAACACCGAGGAAAAACGCCAGTCCCCCACCGAAGCCGAGCTCATCGCGGCCTGCCGTGGTCTGCCCACTCCCGCCCTCGTCGTCGACGGCGACCAGGACATCCGCCCCCGCTGGGCCGTGGACTCCCTCGAGGCCGCCCTCCCGACGACGAACCGCGTGACCTTGCCGGGCGTCGGCCACGTCCCCTGGCTCGAAGCCCCCGACGCCGTCGCCGAGGCCGTCCTGGATTTCCTCGCCCCGCAGCCATGA
- a CDS encoding isocitrate lyase/PEP mutase family protein: MESLQDKAKAFRELHAQPMVVLPNAWDAGSAAVIQHAGAPAIATTSGGVSWALGRGDGQRLTRTEMTAAVRQIVRTVSVPVTADIEGGYGPDPADVAATVEEVIGAGAVGVNLEDSRAGTLSLFAPEVQAARLAAGRAAAASAGLPELWINARTDVYLFGVGEPEGRFDDVLARAQAYAEAGVDSIFVPGLVDLAVLRELTAASPLPVAAMAGPGAPSVADLASAGVRRVTVGTAVAQGAYAVALRATQELLGAGTYDELGSAMDFGTLNGLFG; this comes from the coding sequence ATGGAATCGTTGCAGGACAAGGCAAAGGCGTTCAGAGAGCTGCACGCCCAGCCGATGGTGGTACTGCCGAACGCCTGGGACGCCGGCAGCGCGGCCGTCATCCAGCACGCCGGCGCGCCGGCCATCGCCACCACGAGCGGCGGCGTCTCGTGGGCCCTCGGCCGCGGCGACGGCCAGCGTCTGACGCGCACTGAGATGACGGCTGCCGTGCGGCAGATCGTCCGGACCGTCTCGGTGCCGGTCACGGCCGACATCGAAGGCGGCTACGGCCCGGACCCCGCCGACGTCGCCGCCACCGTCGAGGAGGTCATCGGCGCCGGCGCGGTCGGCGTCAACCTGGAGGACTCCCGGGCGGGCACGCTCTCGCTGTTCGCTCCGGAGGTCCAGGCGGCGCGTCTGGCCGCAGGCCGCGCGGCCGCCGCGTCGGCGGGCTTGCCCGAACTGTGGATCAACGCCCGGACGGACGTCTACTTGTTCGGCGTCGGCGAACCGGAGGGCCGTTTCGACGACGTGCTCGCGCGCGCCCAGGCCTACGCCGAGGCCGGCGTGGACAGCATCTTCGTGCCGGGCTTGGTGGACCTGGCCGTGCTTCGTGAGCTGACGGCCGCTTCACCGCTTCCGGTCGCCGCCATGGCCGGCCCGGGCGCGCCTTCGGTGGCGGACCTCGCGTCCGCCGGCGTCCGCCGCGTCACCGTCGGCACAGCCGTCGCCCAGGGCGCCTACGCCGTGGCCCTCCGCGCGACCCAGGAACTACTCGGCGCGGGCACTTACGACGAGTTGGGTTCCGCGATGGACTTCGGCACTCTGAACGGTTTGTTCGGGTGA
- a CDS encoding galactose-binding domain-containing protein produces MQRRHLAVAAGAVVVLGVALATGAQSSPATPALELSATPGQIQVVGLPCLPSALTVGMTNNGRGSVYADMELSAPRPLVLDRRMFSSWLPVGQPVSVRVGVTVPRSARPGHYTVGLSSDRARLSVPVDVLPLPPKGPGDNLLLGEQATPSSTNGSFSPCGAVDGDADGDHWSTTTGWNDGTKSVFPDNYTVTLPSAGAVARVVTATLDSAKYPAAKYGLRDFDVQAHVAGAWQTVASVRGNTSGSVTSTFPAVQADGVQIVVLDSNDHAYSRIVELEAYSS; encoded by the coding sequence ATGCAGCGACGTCACCTCGCCGTGGCCGCCGGCGCTGTCGTAGTGCTCGGCGTGGCACTGGCGACCGGCGCGCAGAGCAGCCCGGCCACGCCCGCTCTGGAGTTGTCCGCCACCCCCGGGCAGATCCAGGTCGTCGGCCTGCCTTGCCTGCCGAGTGCCCTCACCGTCGGCATGACGAACAACGGCCGCGGCTCGGTGTACGCGGACATGGAGCTTTCCGCGCCTCGGCCCCTGGTTCTCGACCGGCGGATGTTCTCGTCTTGGCTGCCCGTCGGTCAACCGGTGTCGGTCCGCGTCGGAGTCACCGTGCCGCGCTCCGCTCGCCCCGGCCACTACACCGTGGGTTTGTCTTCCGACCGCGCTCGCCTGTCCGTCCCGGTCGACGTCCTTCCCTTACCTCCCAAGGGCCCCGGGGACAACCTCCTCCTCGGCGAACAAGCCACCCCGTCGTCCACCAACGGCAGCTTCTCCCCGTGCGGCGCTGTCGACGGAGACGCGGACGGCGACCACTGGTCCACCACCACAGGCTGGAACGACGGCACGAAGTCCGTGTTCCCGGACAACTACACCGTGACCCTGCCCTCGGCCGGCGCGGTCGCCCGCGTCGTCACCGCCACCCTGGACTCCGCGAAGTACCCGGCCGCCAAGTACGGCCTGCGTGACTTCGACGTCCAGGCCCACGTCGCCGGCGCCTGGCAGACGGTGGCTTCGGTGCGGGGCAACACCTCGGGGTCGGTGACGTCGACGTTCCCGGCGGTGCAGGCTGACGGGGTGCAGATCGTGGTGTTGGATTCGAATGATCATGCGTATTCGCGGATTGTGGAGCTGGAGGCTTACTCCAGCTGA